A region from the Aliarcobacter thereius LMG 24486 genome encodes:
- the yihA gene encoding ribosome biogenesis GTP-binding protein YihA/YsxC, translating into MNLIDAKFLQSAQSLEDSPAPQVAEVAFLGRSNVGKSSILNSLTKQKGLAKSSSTPGKTQLINYFDIKFKTEDLENPYVYARFVDLPGFGYAKVSKSLKAAWNKNLTGYLEKRPNLQIFVHLIDSRHPTLEIDKEVDDFVKHIKRGDQIIINAFTKIDKLNSSELGKLKRDYPLGIFVSNLKKKGIIDLQNKITEHLFGN; encoded by the coding sequence ATGAATTTAATAGATGCAAAATTTTTACAATCTGCACAAAGTCTGGAAGATTCCCCAGCGCCACAAGTTGCTGAAGTGGCTTTTTTAGGAAGATCAAATGTTGGAAAGTCATCAATATTAAACTCATTAACAAAACAAAAGGGTTTAGCAAAATCGTCATCAACACCTGGAAAAACACAATTAATAAACTATTTTGATATTAAATTCAAAACAGAAGATTTGGAAAACCCATATGTATATGCTAGATTTGTGGATTTACCAGGTTTTGGTTATGCAAAAGTTTCTAAAAGCCTAAAAGCTGCATGGAATAAAAATCTTACAGGATATTTAGAAAAAAGACCAAATTTACAAATTTTTGTTCATTTAATTGATTCAAGACATCCTACATTAGAAATAGATAAAGAAGTAGATGATTTTGTAAAACATATAAAAAGAGGTGATCAAATCATAATAAATGCTTTTACAAAAATTGATAAATTAAATAGTAGTGAATTAGGAAAATTAAAGAGAGATTATCCTCTTGGAATATTTGTTTCAAACCTTAAGAAAAAAGGTATAATTGATTTACAAAATAAAATAACGGAGCATTTATTTGGAAATTGA